The following proteins are co-located in the Enoplosus armatus isolate fEnoArm2 chromosome 10, fEnoArm2.hap1, whole genome shotgun sequence genome:
- the jakmip1 gene encoding janus kinase and microtubule-interacting protein 1 — MSSTTPPAAPPLKKGRKPEKSEFMADSVQVTNEELRSKLMDVQIEMQQERGKICKLRERLQEQRQARELEQHKHAVALTDLRAKLHEEKLRDVAAVREGLARQHEVELARAIKIRDTEVQRLQGLVNALRDGAADKLKNALLGEAREEARRAFDGERLKLQQEIQEQKTARKQAEEALGNALQADKAKAADLRTAYQQHQDEVHRIKRDCERDIRRVIDELKAKDRVVCALERELGLQAGYAQKLQLQKDALDEQLGQVREAERYNHGSPKREVVPGLGDSSDLLNNQEVEERDMRRFQLKIAELHSVIRKLEDRNALLADERNELLKRVREAESQMKPVFEKNKRLSKKNDDLLQTLQRMEEKLKNLSRENAEMREKASSSRPPSQQQSIQPQLKRPSSLTDLSHAHEEQEVEFLKMQVSEQRGIIDELTQERDRLVMNKKNRRKPLKLTKRHVVETYFGFDEESIDSETSSLTSYNTDLTDRTPATPEEDLEESVSREESELRFRQLTREYQALQRAYALLQEQTGGSLDAEREARTREQLHAELSSCQAKIADLEKALAERGQDSKWVEEKQYLLRTNQELHEKMCALQQAESRLQAEVQDSRDQNELLEFRVLELEERERRSPALNLHMSAFPENTNSALQTYCHQEGVKDVIIPELMKKLDILGDNGNLRNEEQVAVIQAGTVISLCEKWLKQIDSTEVALTQKMIDLENDKELFSKQKGFLEEELDYRKQALDQAYMRIEELEATLYSALQQEQPACRAVAESLTDRQREELRLAVDKLRRQILRQSRQFDSQILQERMELLQQAQQRIRELEDRIDLQKRQIKEIEEKFLFLFLFFSLAFILWP, encoded by the exons ATGTCATCCACCACGCCCCCTGCGGCCCCACCCTTAAAGAAGGGAAGGAAGCCGGAGAAATCTGAGTTCATGGCTGACTCGGTGCAGGTCACCAACGAGGAGCTGAGGAGCAAACTCATGGACGTCCAGATTGAGATGCAGCAGGAGCGGGGCAAG ATATGTAAGCTCCGTGAACGGCTCCAGGAGCAGCGGCAGGCTCGGGAGcttgagcagcacaaacatgcTGTAGCACTCACTGACCTGCGCGCCAAACTCCACGAAGAAAAGCTACGTGATGTAGCCGCTGTCCGCGAGGGGCTGGCGAGGCAGCACGAAGTCGAACTGGCCCGGGCCATCAAGATCCGGGATACTGAGGTGCAGAGGCTCCAGGGGCTTGTAAACGCACTGAGAGATGGAGCTGCTGACAAGCTCAAAAATGCTCTTCTCGGAGAGGCTCGGGAGGAGGCCAGGAGAGCTTTTGATGGGGAGAGGCTAAAGCTACAGCAGGAG ATCCAGGAACAGAAGACAGCCAGGAAGCAGGCTGAGGAGGCGCTTGGAAATGCTCTGCAGGCAGATAAAGCCAAAGCAGCAGATCTCCGCACAGCCTACCAGCAGCACCAGGATGAGGTGCACCGCATCAAACGGGACTGTGAGAGAGACATCCGCCGAGTG ATAGATGAGTTGAAGGCGAAGGACCGGGTGGTGTGTGCCCTGGAGAGGGAGCTGGGGCTGCAGGCCGGCTACGCCCAGAAGCTCCAGCTTCAGAAGGATGCCCTGGATGAGCAGCTGGGCCAGGTACGAGAAGCTGAGAGATACAACCACGGCAGTCCCAAGAGAGAGGTGGTGCCTGGGCTGGGGGACAGCTCAGACCTTCTCAACAACCAG gaggtggaggagcgtGACATGAGGAGGTTCCAGCTGAAGATTGCGGAGCTCCACTCGGTCATCAGGAAACTGGAGGACAGAAACGCACTGCTGGCCGACGAGAGGAATGAACTA TTGAAGCGGGTGCGAGAGGCAGAGAGCCAGATGAAGCCCGTGTTTGAGAAGAACAAGCGGCTGTCCAAGAAGAATGACGACCTCCTGCAAACGCTGCAACGCATGGAGGAGAAACTGAAGAACCTGAGCCGAGAGAACGCTGAGATG AGGGAAAAAGCCTCCTCCTCTCGGCCCCCCTCACAGCAACAATCTATTCAGCCCCAGCTGAAGCGGCCAAGCTCCCTGACAGACCTGAGCCATGCCCACGAGGAACAAGAAGTGGAGTTCCTCAAGATGCAGGTTTCTGAGCAACGTGGCATCATTGATGAGCTCACGCAG gAACGTGACCGATTGGTGATGAACAAAAAGAACAGGAGGAAACCTCTCAAACTGACTAAA AGGCATGTTGTGGAGACATATTTTGGATTTGATGAGGAGTCGATAGACTCTGAGACCTCCTCTCTGACCTCCTATAACACTGACCTCACTGACCGCACGCCTGCAACTCCAGAGGAGGATTTGGAAGAG aGTGTTTCCCGTGAAGAGTCGGAGCTTCGTTTCCGTCAGTTGACCAGAGAGTACCAGGCTCTCCAGCGCGCCTACGCCCTTCTCCAAGAACAGACGGGAGGCTCTCTGGATGCTGAGAGGGAGGCCAGG ACTCGGGAGCAGCTGCATGCGGAGCTCAGCAGCTGCCAGGCCAAGATCGCTGACCTGGAGAAGGCCTTGGCTGAGAGGGGGCAG GATTCAAAGTGGGTGGAGGAGAAGCAGTACCTGCTCAGGACCAACCAAGAACTTCATGAGAAG atgTGTGCGTTGCAGCAGGCGGAGTCACGGCTGCAGGCCGAGGTTCAGGACTCTCGGGATCAGAACGAGCTTCTGGAATTCAGGGTGCTGGAACTGGAA GAGAGGGAGCGCAGATCTCCTGCCCTCAATCTCCACATGTCTGCGTTCCCTGAGAACACTAACAGTGCCCTGCAGACCTACTGCCACCAGGAGGGAGTCAAG GACGTAATCATTCCTGAGCTGATGAAGAAACTGGATATCCTGGGAGATAATGGG AATCTCAGGAATGAGGAGCAGGTAGCGGTGATCCAGGCAGGGACGGTGATCTCACTGTGTGAAAAG TGGTTGAAGCAGATAGATAGCACCGAGGTCGCCCTCACACAGAAGATGATCGACCTAGAAAATGACAAG GAGCTGTTCAGTAAGCAGAAGGGATTCCTCGAGGAAGAGTTGGACTATAGGAAACAGGCCTTGGACCAGGCCTACATG AGGATCGAGGAGCTGGAGGCCACGCTGTATAGCGctctgcagcaggagcagccGGCATGCCGGGCGGTGGCCGAGtcgctgacagacaggcagagggaggagctgaggcTAGCCGTGGACAAGCTGCGGCGTCAGATTCTCCGGCAGAGCCGGCAGTTTGACAGTCAGATCTTACAGGAGCGCATGGAGCTCCTACAGCAGGCCCAGCAG AGAATTAGAGAGCTGGAGGACAGGATTGACTTgcaaaagagacaaataaaggAAATAGAGGAAAAG tttttgttcctctttttgtttttctctttagcATTTATTCTTTGGCCTTAA
- the LOC139291118 gene encoding uncharacterized protein, with protein sequence MTEYILLILYFSAFICLCALVCLYFSGCQEMTYKHDEACCGDIFWI encoded by the exons ATGACGGAGTACATCCTCCTTATCCTCTACTTCTCTGCCTTCATTTGCCTCTGTGCCCTAGTCTGCCTCTACTTCTCTGGTTGCCAGGAGATGACTTATAAACATGATG AGGCATGTTGTGGAGACATATTTTGGATTTGA
- the wfs1b gene encoding wolframin: MEPSLTGNPATPKPSPSSPSTLRPGSSSSSSSSTTTAPTSDRPRPKLTMPTPPTTTSSSPSPRTSPGLSSRSSSLSTPPTSPLRQPIRSPSLVGRSQLNAASTGNPPTVSTGAAARAPQPPPTPEPEEPEEEVSFEDLEERAKSGEAKAQTKMGRYFLALAEERDEELNNCTAVTWLIQAAKQGRKDAVKLLQQCLASRKGITLENFEEVKKLCTETRFERGVRKAALLMYWKLNPERKKAVAVSEMLENVEHVHTEPGKPVSPGPLNSSAKKQRRVLETMVTSEASSHVGLDDFVEMTKKYAQGIAPSPVMAAAGGDDDDDDDDVVVKNPDELPLHQKLLKFPLYALLEIKEHLIDWASRAGMQWLSALIPTHHVNALIFFFIISNLTIEFFIFLIPLLVFYLSFFSMVICTLRVFQNSKAWDNFRALTDLLAHFEPGIDLEQAETNFGWTHLEPYLYFLLSVVFAVFSFPVADKSWIPCSELAAVALFFTVTAFLSLHASAQLFARKALLTEVLSGACSLTHLLPDSLWFLRVFGMTFIAVPLGDIVALNMGMPCLLYGHLFYLLFRMAQLRGFKGTYLCLVPYLVCFTWCELSLVLLNNATAIGLIRTCVGYFLFLFALPVLSLGLAAMLIIQLLQWFLALELTKMVVTLTVCFVPVVLRLWTRFSLNPIVVFRSLSRSNVVKLILVWLSAVVLFCWMYVYRSEGMKVYNSTLTWPEYSNLCGPLAWKESNMAQTQILCSHLEGHRVTWTGRFKYVRVTDIENGPHSVINLLPVFVGNWMRCLYGEPYPLCEEVKNITTEPQPLPAPAPPPEDPLCKLKKLAKHECHIKRFDRYKFEVTMGMPLERKTKNGTIIEDEDATKDIVLRASNEFKSVLLHLNTGSLVEFSTILEGRLGSKWPVFELKAIHCLSCADAHVPRRRQYKIEHDWRRTAQHALQFGFDFFFNPFLTAQLQQHSETESETETGTQEGG, encoded by the exons ATGGAACCATCGCTGACCGGCAACCCAGCAACCCCAAAACCCAGCCCCTCGTCTCCCTCCACCCTGAGGCCAGGCTCTTCCTCTTCCAGCTCATCTTCTACCACAACCGCACCAACCTCAGACCGCCCTAGGCCTAAACTCACCATGCCAACACCTCCAACCACAACCTcatcttctccctcccctcGGACCTCTCCAGGTCTTTCCTCTCGTTCCTCCTCCCTGTCCACgcctcccacctcccctctccGCCAGCCCATCAGGAGCCCCTCTCTGGTGGGCAGATCTCAGCTTAATGCAGCCTCTACGGGGAACCCCCCAACTGTATCCACTGGAGCTGCTGCCAGAGCTCCACAGCCTCCTCCCACACCTGAACCAG aagagccagaggaggaggtcagTTTTGAGGATCTGGAGGAGAGAGCAAAGTCAGGAGAAGCTAAAGCACAGACTAAG atgGGGCGTTACTTCCTGGCACTGGCAGAAGAAAGAGATGAGGAGCTGAACAACTGTACAGCGGTCACTTGGCTCATCCAGGCTGCTAAACAAGGCCGCAAGGATGCCGTCAAACTCCTTCAGCAATGCTTAGCCTCCAGGAAAG GCATCACTCTGGAGAACTTTGAGGAGGTGAAGAAGTTGTGTACAGAGACGCGCTTtgagagaggagtgaggaaaGCAGCTCTGCTGATGTACTGGAAGTTGAACCCGGAGAGGAAGAAGGCAGTGGCTGTTTCTGAGATGCTGGAGAACGTTGAGCACGTCCACACAGAGCCGG GCAAACCAGTCTCCCCAGGCCCACTAAACAGCTCTGCCAAGAAACAGAGGAGAGTCCTGGAGACTATGGTCACCAGTGAGG CCAGCTCCCATGTGGGTCTGGACGACTTTGTTGAGATGACTAAGAAGTATGCTCAGGGTATTGCACCTTCACCGGTCATGGCTGCAGCAGGAGGGGACGATgacgatgacgacgatgatgtAGTCGTGAAGAATCCGGATGAATTGCCCTTACACCAAAAG CTGCTGAAGTTCCCCCTGTACGCTCTGCTGGAGATCAAGGAGCACCTCATCGACTGGGCGTCACGGGCTGGCATGCAGTGGCTCAGCGCCTTGATCCCCACGCACCACGTCAACGCGCTTATCTTCTTCTTTATCATCTCCAACCTCACAATCGagttcttcatcttcctcatcccTCTGCTGGTGTTCTACCTCTCGTTCTTCTCCATGGTCATCTGCACGCTGCGGGTATTTCAG AATTCAAAAGCATGGGATAATTTCCGGGCCCTGACGGACCTGCTGGCTCACTTTGAACCTGGTATTGATCTGGAGCAGGCTGAGACCAACTTTGGATGGACACACTTGGAGCCATATCT GTACTTCCTGCTCTCGGTGGTCTTTGCGGTCTTCTCCTTCCCGGTTGCTGATAAATCCTGGATCCCCTGCTCAGAGTTGGCTGCCGTCGCTCTCTTCTTCACCGTCACCGCCTTCCTCAGCCTTCATGCCTCTGCTCAGCTCTTCGCTCGTAAAGCCCTCCTCACAGAGGTCCTCTCCGGAGCGTGCTCCCTCACGCATCTCCTGCCGGACTCCCTCTGGTTCCTCAGGGTCTTTGGGATGACGTTCATCGCCGTGCCTCTAGGGGACATTGTGGCATTGAACATGGGGATGCCATGTCTGCTGTATGGACACCTTTTCTATCTCCTCTTCCGTATGGCCCAGCTGAGAGGCTTCAAGGGAACCTACCTGTGCCTGGTGCCCTACCTGGTTTGCTTCACCTGGTGTGAACTCAGCTTGGTGCTCCTTAATAATGCCACTGCAATAGGACTCATCCGCACTTGCGTTGGctacttcctcttcctgtttgccCTTCCTGTACTTTCACTGGGCCTGGCTGCAATGCTCATCATCCAGTTACTGCAGTGGTTTCTCGCCCTAGAGCTGACCAAGATGGTGGTCACACTGACGGTTTGCTTCGTGCCAGTTGTGTTGAGGCTCTGGACCCGCTTCAGCCTTAACCCCATCGTGGTTTTTCGGTCTTTGTCACGGAGCAACGTCGTCAAGCTCATCCTGGTGTGGCTCAGTGCGGTGGTGCTCTTCTGCTGGATGTACGTCTACAGGTCTGAAGGCATGAAGGTTTATAACTCCACCCTGACGTGGCCCGAGTACAGCAACCTCTGCGGCCCTCTGGCCTGGAAGGAGTCCAACATGGCCCAAACTCAGATCCTCTGCTCTCATCTCGAAGGACATCGTGTCACCTGGACTGGGCGCTTCAAGTACGTCCGCGTGACCGACATTGAGAATGGTCCGCATTCGGTTATCAACCTGCTGCCTGTATTTGTGGGGAACTGGATGCGGTGCCTGTATGGTGAGCCGTATCCTTTGTGTGAAGAGGTGAAAAACATCACCACTGAGCCTCAGCCTCTGCCTGCCCCGGCTCCTCCTCCAGAAGATCCCCTCTGTAAACTTAAAAAACTGGCCAAGCACGAATGCCACATCAAACGCTTTGATCGATACAAATTTGAAGTCACGATGGGCATGCCGCTGGAGAGGAAGACCAAGAACGGGACGATCATAGAGGACGAAGACGCGACGAAAGACATAGTTCTGCGGGCTAGTAATGAGTTCAAGTCTGTGCTTTTACACTTGAACACAGGAAGCCTGGTGGAGTTCAGCACCATACTGGAGGGTCGTTTAGGCTCCAAATGGCCCGTGTTTGAACTGAAAGCCATTCACTGCCTGTCGTGCGCCGACGCCCACGTGCCCCGCCGCCGGCAGTACAAGATTGAACACGACTGGAGGCGCACGGCTCAGCATGCCCTGCAGTTTGGTTTTGACTTCTTCTTCAACCCCTTCCTGACCGCTCAGCTACAGCAGcactcagagacagagagcgaaacagagacagggactCAGGAGGGGGGGTAG